A single region of the Acidobacteriota bacterium genome encodes:
- a CDS encoding kinase/pyrophosphorylase, whose product MNPGLGDMLRIFVVSDATGRTCHTVVQAALSQFNTSQVEVVTLPHVRTFEQIEAILDRADRTGGVVVYTMVAAEFRQRIYELGRLKGVPTVDILGPVLTRFSDILEVSPLAQPGLFRQLDQKYFKRIEAVDYTIKHDDGVGLATLDQAEIVLLGVSRTSKTPVSIYLAYRGWKAANVPVVLGQPLPEELFTVDPRRVVALTINPDRLQLIRQERARHQRSGALVEYTDPRLIGDEVAYGVCLYRRHGWPIIDVTFRSIEETATEAARIMFSHFGAKRDGFSEVLPEI is encoded by the coding sequence GGCGACATGCTGCGCATCTTCGTGGTGTCCGACGCCACCGGCCGCACCTGCCATACGGTCGTCCAGGCGGCGCTGTCCCAATTCAACACCAGCCAGGTTGAGGTGGTCACCCTCCCCCATGTGCGCACCTTCGAGCAGATCGAGGCGATCCTCGACCGGGCTGACCGGACGGGCGGCGTGGTCGTCTACACGATGGTGGCGGCGGAGTTCCGCCAGCGGATCTACGAACTGGGCCGGCTCAAGGGTGTGCCCACGGTGGATATCCTCGGTCCCGTGCTGACGCGATTTTCCGACATCCTGGAAGTTTCGCCGCTGGCCCAGCCGGGCCTCTTCCGCCAGCTCGACCAGAAGTACTTCAAGCGGATCGAGGCGGTGGACTACACCATCAAGCACGACGACGGTGTCGGACTGGCCACGCTGGACCAGGCGGAAATCGTGCTCCTGGGCGTGTCGCGCACGTCCAAAACACCCGTGAGCATCTACCTGGCCTACCGCGGCTGGAAGGCCGCCAACGTGCCGGTGGTGCTTGGTCAGCCGCTGCCCGAAGAGCTCTTCACCGTGGACCCGCGCCGGGTGGTCGCCCTGACCATCAATCCCGACCGGCTCCAGCTCATCCGTCAGGAGCGGGCCCGCCACCAGCGTTCGGGCGCCCTGGTCGAGTACACGGATCCCCGCCTCATCGGCGACGAGGTCGCCTACGGCGTCTGCCTTTACCGCCGGCATGGCTGGCCCATCATCGACGTGACCTTCCGCTCCATCGAGGAAACCGCCACCGAAGCGGCCCGGATCATGTTCTCCCACTTCGGCGCCAAGCGGGACGGCTTCTCCGAAGTGCTGCCCGAAATCTGA
- a CDS encoding response regulator transcription factor, whose translation MSVSPTLEAPGGSVEATALRVLIVDDETLARKRVRRLLQGEARVDVIGECANGPDAVAVIREQAPDLVLLDVQMPGMDGLAVIDAVGADRMPPVVFVTAHEAYARQAFDVHAVDYLLKPFDQDRLHEALNRARRRCGSRADNGLPVQLAELVQDMQRRRSHLQRIAVRTDGRVLLVPVSEVDWLESAGNYICLHSGSQTHIVRETMARLEEQLDPARFARIHRSTMINLNRIRELQPYFHGDYKVLLEDGTELTLSRNYRENLMSRLGLAN comes from the coding sequence ATGAGCGTTTCACCGACTCTCGAAGCGCCCGGTGGCAGCGTCGAGGCGACCGCCCTGCGCGTCCTCATTGTCGATGACGAAACTCTGGCGCGCAAACGCGTCCGCCGGCTGCTGCAGGGCGAGGCCCGAGTGGACGTGATCGGCGAATGTGCCAACGGGCCCGACGCCGTCGCGGTGATCCGGGAACAGGCGCCGGACCTGGTCCTGCTCGACGTGCAGATGCCCGGCATGGACGGCCTGGCGGTCATCGATGCGGTGGGCGCCGACCGGATGCCGCCGGTGGTATTCGTCACGGCGCACGAGGCATACGCCCGTCAGGCGTTCGACGTCCATGCGGTGGACTACCTCCTGAAGCCGTTCGACCAGGACCGCCTGCATGAGGCGCTGAACCGGGCGCGCCGCCGCTGCGGGAGCCGCGCCGACAACGGCCTGCCGGTACAACTGGCGGAGCTGGTGCAGGACATGCAGCGCCGCCGCAGCCACCTGCAGCGGATCGCCGTGCGCACCGACGGCCGCGTCCTGTTGGTGCCCGTGTCCGAGGTGGACTGGCTGGAGTCGGCGGGCAACTACATCTGCCTGCATTCCGGGTCGCAGACCCACATCGTCCGGGAGACGATGGCCCGACTGGAGGAACAGCTGGACCCCGCCCGCTTCGCCCGGATCCACCGGTCCACCATGATCAACCTGAATCGGATCCGGGAGCTGCAGCCGTACTTCCACGGCGACTACAAGGTGCTGCTGGAGGACGGGACCGAGTTGACGCTGAGCCGCAATTACCGCGAGAACCTGATGAGCCGGCTGGGTTTGGCCAACTGA